From Drosophila yakuba strain Tai18E2 chromosome 2L, Prin_Dyak_Tai18E2_2.1, whole genome shotgun sequence, one genomic window encodes:
- the LOC6527627 gene encoding P protein isoform X3 gives MAYNPNNSAEDNAYEDDEVTEGALQVWRTLPERIRQDPSLASFRQEHERLHGDVDQLQAEESELRVQNGHHEETALANQPFTQIGINVTNEAGQVRVLDGRDLENNNDDQHDEAEPHAKSLIRKYLIWFKIAVLLVVWCVFTAFLMSNNEHVDQLSLISVPRNSSPRVFPIATASLQRIGLGLRGPFRLQENELAINASVPLPLLQVQVMRSYFDGEGMEIYIENASQVWQLDVVYPDLIDATRDTKKQRTFELSPTDPLWLAQANRTELSFEFTSTIEGELPLQLNVDESPIYKRDGVIYAAAVLCGLYVMIIWEIVNRTFAAIIASTLSVGILAALNSRPSMATIMGWIDVETLLLLFGMMILVAILSETGVFDYLAVYAYKITNGHVWPLINCLCLFTAVLSSFLDNVTTVLLMTPVTIRLCEVMCLNPVPILMCMVIYSNIGGALTPVGDPPNVIIASNSYISKNGVNFAVFTLHMLPGVLLVMVQTYIQLRFKFRNISDLQFKDSPEVEELRHEIHVWKRAAASLSAYSKDEELVRQTLMKKVNRLKRSLKKRMTAVIEPAPNYQQTLANLQAKYPIRNKPLLIKCSAALLFVISLFFLHSVPELQRLSLGWTALLGAIFLIILADIEDMEAILARVEWSTLLFFAALFILMEALTELGLIEWIGNMTEGIILGVGEDRRLMVAILIILWVSAVASAFVDNIPLTTMMVKITISLAQNSTLNLPLQPLVWALALGACLGGNGTLIGASANVVCAGVAEQHGYKFTFLQFFKVGFPIMIGSIIVTTGYLLVSHSLFAWH, from the exons ATGGCCTACAATCCCAACAATAGCGCCGAGGATAACGCATACGAGGATGA CGAAGTAACAGAAGGTGCCTTACAGGTCTGGCGAACTCTGCCGGAGCGCATTCGTCAGGATCCCAGTCTTGCGTCCTTTCGCCAGGAGCACGAGCGTCTGCATGGTG ATGTTGACCAGCTGCAGGCGGAGGAGTCGGAGCTGCGGGTGCAGAATGGACACCACGAGGAGACGGCGCTGGCCAACCAGCCATTCACACAGATCGGGATCAATGTGACGAACGAGGCGGGTCAGGTGCGGGTGCTCGATGGCAG GGATCTGGAGAACAACAACGATGATCAGCACGACGAGGCCGAGCCGCATGCCAAAAGTTTG ATACGAAAGTATCTCATCTGGTTCAAGATCGCCGTACTTCTGGTGGTCTGGTGCGTCTTCACCGCCTTCCTGATGTCCAACAACGAGCATGTGGACCAGCTGAGCCTCATAAGTGTTCCTAGGAATAGCTCACCCAGAGTCTTTCCCATTGCCACCGCCAGTCTGCAGAGGATTGGCCTGGGCCTGCGTGGACCCTTCCGGCTGCAGGAGAACGAGCTGGCCATCAACGCGAGTGTTCCACTGCCTCTGCTCCAGGTGCAGGTGATGCGCAGCTACTTCGACGGCGAGGGCATGGAGATCTACATCGAGAATGCCAGCCAGGTGTGGCAACTGGACGTGGTCTACCCCGATCTGATAGACGCCACCAGGGACACAAAGAAGCAGCGAACCTTCGAGCTAAGTCCCACCGATCCCTTGTGGCTGGCCCAGGCCAATCGCACGGAGCTGAGCTTTGAGTTCACCAGCACCATCGAGGGCGAACTGCCGCTCCAGCTGAATGTGGATGAGTCACCCATCTACAAGAGGGATGGCGTCATCTATGCGGCGGCTGTGCTCTGCGGTCTGTATGTGATGATCATCTGGGAGATTGTGAATCGAACCTTTGCTGCCATTATCGCCTCCACGTTGTCGGTTGGTATACTGGCTGCACTGAACTCCAGGCCCTCGATGGCCACCATTATGGGTTGGATCGATGTGGAgacactgctgctgctcttcgGCATGATGATCCTGGTGGCCATTCTCTCCGAGACGGGAGTCTTTGACTATCTGGCTGTGTATGCCTACAAGATAACCAACGGACACGTTTGGCCACTCATCAATTGCCTCTGCCTGTTCACCGCTGTGCTGTCGTCCTTCCTGGACAACGTGACCACCGTGCTCCTCATGACTCCGGTGACGATACGACTCTGCGAGGTCATGTGCCTCAATCCGGTGCCCATACTCATGTGCATGGTCATCTACTCGAACATTGGCGGGGCACTGACTCCAGTGGGGGATCCGCCCAACGTCATCATAGCCTCGAATAGCTACATATCCAAAAAT GGCGTCAATTTTGCTGTATTCACCTTGCACATGCTGCCCGGAGTTCTCCTGGTGATGGTGCAGACCTATATCCAGTTGCGTTTCAAGTTTCGCAACATCAGTGATCTGCAGTTCAAGGACTCACCGGAGGTGGAGGAACTGCGTCACGAGATTCACGTGTGGAAGCGGGCGGCCGCCAGTCTATCGGCATACTCCAAAGACGAGGAGCTGGTGCGGCAGACACTGATGAAGAAGGTGAACCGCTTGAAGAGGAGCCTCAAGAAACGCATGACGGCGGTCATAGAACCGGCACCCAATTACCAGCAAACTCTGGCCAATCTTCAGGCAAAG TATCCCATTCGCAACAAGCCGCTGCTGATCAAGTGTTCTGCCGCCTTACTTTTTGTGAtcagtttgtttttcctgCACTCGGTTCCCGAACTGCAGAGACTGTCTTTAGGGTGGACCGCTCTGCTGGGTGCCATATTCCTCATCATTCTGGCGGACATCGAGGACATGGAGGCCATACTGGCTCGCGTAGAGTGGTCCACGTTGCTCTTCTTCGCAGCTCTGTTTATTCTCATGGAAGCGCTGACGGAACTGGGACTGATTGAGTGGATCGGCAACATGACCGAGGGCATTATCCTGGGAGTTGGCGAGGATCGGCGACTGATGGTGGCCATTTTGATCATACTCTGG GTTTCCGCTGTGGCCTCCGCCTTTGTGGACAACATCCCACTGACCACGATGATGGTCAAGATCACCATATCACTGGCGCAGAATAGCACCTTGAATCTGCCACTACAGCCGCTGGTTTGGGCCCTGGCCTTGGGCGCCTGTTTGGGAG GAAATGGCACTCTGATCGGCGCCTCTGCCAATGTGGTTTGTGCGGGAGTGGCGGAGCAGCACGGCTACAAGTTCACCTTCCTGCAGTTCTTCAA AGTTGGCTTTCCCATCATGATCGGCAGCATCATTGTCACCACGGGCTACCTGCTCGTTTCGCACTCGCTGTTCGCGTGGCATTGA
- the LOC6527627 gene encoding P protein isoform X2 yields MRVKVAKRLRFHRQASTKSDRFPQPNEVTEGALQVWRTLPERIRQDPSLASFRQEHERLHGDVDQLQAEESELRVQNGHHEETALANQPFTQIGINVTNEAGQVRVLDGRDLENNNDDQHDEAEPHAKSLIRKYLIWFKIAVLLVVWCVFTAFLMSNNEHVDQLSLISVPRNSSPRVFPIATASLQRIGLGLRGPFRLQENELAINASVPLPLLQVQVMRSYFDGEGMEIYIENASQVWQLDVVYPDLIDATRDTKKQRTFELSPTDPLWLAQANRTELSFEFTSTIEGELPLQLNVDESPIYKRDGVIYAAAVLCGLYVMIIWEIVNRTFAAIIASTLSVGILAALNSRPSMATIMGWIDVETLLLLFGMMILVAILSETGVFDYLAVYAYKITNGHVWPLINCLCLFTAVLSSFLDNVTTVLLMTPVTIRLCEVMCLNPVPILMCMVIYSNIGGALTPVGDPPNVIIASNSYISKNGVNFAVFTLHMLPGVLLVMVQTYIQLRFKFRNISDLQFKDSPEVEELRHEIHVWKRAAASLSAYSKDEELVRQTLMKKVNRLKRSLKKRMTAVIEPAPNYQQTLANLQAKYPIRNKPLLIKCSAALLFVISLFFLHSVPELQRLSLGWTALLGAIFLIILADIEDMEAILARVEWSTLLFFAALFILMEALTELGLIEWIGNMTEGIILGVGEDRRLMVAILIILWVSAVASAFVDNIPLTTMMVKITISLAQNSTLNLPLQPLVWALALGACLGGNGTLIGASANVVCAGVAEQHGYKFTFLQFFKVGFPIMIGSIIVTTGYLLVSHSLFAWH; encoded by the exons ATGCGGGTGAAGGTGGCCAAGCGCCTGCGGTTCCACCGCCAGGCGTCCACCAAGAGCGACCGGTTCCCACAGCCAAA CGAAGTAACAGAAGGTGCCTTACAGGTCTGGCGAACTCTGCCGGAGCGCATTCGTCAGGATCCCAGTCTTGCGTCCTTTCGCCAGGAGCACGAGCGTCTGCATGGTG ATGTTGACCAGCTGCAGGCGGAGGAGTCGGAGCTGCGGGTGCAGAATGGACACCACGAGGAGACGGCGCTGGCCAACCAGCCATTCACACAGATCGGGATCAATGTGACGAACGAGGCGGGTCAGGTGCGGGTGCTCGATGGCAG GGATCTGGAGAACAACAACGATGATCAGCACGACGAGGCCGAGCCGCATGCCAAAAGTTTG ATACGAAAGTATCTCATCTGGTTCAAGATCGCCGTACTTCTGGTGGTCTGGTGCGTCTTCACCGCCTTCCTGATGTCCAACAACGAGCATGTGGACCAGCTGAGCCTCATAAGTGTTCCTAGGAATAGCTCACCCAGAGTCTTTCCCATTGCCACCGCCAGTCTGCAGAGGATTGGCCTGGGCCTGCGTGGACCCTTCCGGCTGCAGGAGAACGAGCTGGCCATCAACGCGAGTGTTCCACTGCCTCTGCTCCAGGTGCAGGTGATGCGCAGCTACTTCGACGGCGAGGGCATGGAGATCTACATCGAGAATGCCAGCCAGGTGTGGCAACTGGACGTGGTCTACCCCGATCTGATAGACGCCACCAGGGACACAAAGAAGCAGCGAACCTTCGAGCTAAGTCCCACCGATCCCTTGTGGCTGGCCCAGGCCAATCGCACGGAGCTGAGCTTTGAGTTCACCAGCACCATCGAGGGCGAACTGCCGCTCCAGCTGAATGTGGATGAGTCACCCATCTACAAGAGGGATGGCGTCATCTATGCGGCGGCTGTGCTCTGCGGTCTGTATGTGATGATCATCTGGGAGATTGTGAATCGAACCTTTGCTGCCATTATCGCCTCCACGTTGTCGGTTGGTATACTGGCTGCACTGAACTCCAGGCCCTCGATGGCCACCATTATGGGTTGGATCGATGTGGAgacactgctgctgctcttcgGCATGATGATCCTGGTGGCCATTCTCTCCGAGACGGGAGTCTTTGACTATCTGGCTGTGTATGCCTACAAGATAACCAACGGACACGTTTGGCCACTCATCAATTGCCTCTGCCTGTTCACCGCTGTGCTGTCGTCCTTCCTGGACAACGTGACCACCGTGCTCCTCATGACTCCGGTGACGATACGACTCTGCGAGGTCATGTGCCTCAATCCGGTGCCCATACTCATGTGCATGGTCATCTACTCGAACATTGGCGGGGCACTGACTCCAGTGGGGGATCCGCCCAACGTCATCATAGCCTCGAATAGCTACATATCCAAAAAT GGCGTCAATTTTGCTGTATTCACCTTGCACATGCTGCCCGGAGTTCTCCTGGTGATGGTGCAGACCTATATCCAGTTGCGTTTCAAGTTTCGCAACATCAGTGATCTGCAGTTCAAGGACTCACCGGAGGTGGAGGAACTGCGTCACGAGATTCACGTGTGGAAGCGGGCGGCCGCCAGTCTATCGGCATACTCCAAAGACGAGGAGCTGGTGCGGCAGACACTGATGAAGAAGGTGAACCGCTTGAAGAGGAGCCTCAAGAAACGCATGACGGCGGTCATAGAACCGGCACCCAATTACCAGCAAACTCTGGCCAATCTTCAGGCAAAG TATCCCATTCGCAACAAGCCGCTGCTGATCAAGTGTTCTGCCGCCTTACTTTTTGTGAtcagtttgtttttcctgCACTCGGTTCCCGAACTGCAGAGACTGTCTTTAGGGTGGACCGCTCTGCTGGGTGCCATATTCCTCATCATTCTGGCGGACATCGAGGACATGGAGGCCATACTGGCTCGCGTAGAGTGGTCCACGTTGCTCTTCTTCGCAGCTCTGTTTATTCTCATGGAAGCGCTGACGGAACTGGGACTGATTGAGTGGATCGGCAACATGACCGAGGGCATTATCCTGGGAGTTGGCGAGGATCGGCGACTGATGGTGGCCATTTTGATCATACTCTGG GTTTCCGCTGTGGCCTCCGCCTTTGTGGACAACATCCCACTGACCACGATGATGGTCAAGATCACCATATCACTGGCGCAGAATAGCACCTTGAATCTGCCACTACAGCCGCTGGTTTGGGCCCTGGCCTTGGGCGCCTGTTTGGGAG GAAATGGCACTCTGATCGGCGCCTCTGCCAATGTGGTTTGTGCGGGAGTGGCGGAGCAGCACGGCTACAAGTTCACCTTCCTGCAGTTCTTCAA AGTTGGCTTTCCCATCATGATCGGCAGCATCATTGTCACCACGGGCTACCTGCTCGTTTCGCACTCGCTGTTCGCGTGGCATTGA
- the LOC6527627 gene encoding P protein isoform X1, with product MTAPYGYSKPTFMITDHTRDPYHLQPGDEDDDLDEDEERQSKLQEIISWLHLNAKHRSKCEVTEGALQVWRTLPERIRQDPSLASFRQEHERLHGDVDQLQAEESELRVQNGHHEETALANQPFTQIGINVTNEAGQVRVLDGRDLENNNDDQHDEAEPHAKSLIRKYLIWFKIAVLLVVWCVFTAFLMSNNEHVDQLSLISVPRNSSPRVFPIATASLQRIGLGLRGPFRLQENELAINASVPLPLLQVQVMRSYFDGEGMEIYIENASQVWQLDVVYPDLIDATRDTKKQRTFELSPTDPLWLAQANRTELSFEFTSTIEGELPLQLNVDESPIYKRDGVIYAAAVLCGLYVMIIWEIVNRTFAAIIASTLSVGILAALNSRPSMATIMGWIDVETLLLLFGMMILVAILSETGVFDYLAVYAYKITNGHVWPLINCLCLFTAVLSSFLDNVTTVLLMTPVTIRLCEVMCLNPVPILMCMVIYSNIGGALTPVGDPPNVIIASNSYISKNGVNFAVFTLHMLPGVLLVMVQTYIQLRFKFRNISDLQFKDSPEVEELRHEIHVWKRAAASLSAYSKDEELVRQTLMKKVNRLKRSLKKRMTAVIEPAPNYQQTLANLQAKYPIRNKPLLIKCSAALLFVISLFFLHSVPELQRLSLGWTALLGAIFLIILADIEDMEAILARVEWSTLLFFAALFILMEALTELGLIEWIGNMTEGIILGVGEDRRLMVAILIILWVSAVASAFVDNIPLTTMMVKITISLAQNSTLNLPLQPLVWALALGACLGGNGTLIGASANVVCAGVAEQHGYKFTFLQFFKVGFPIMIGSIIVTTGYLLVSHSLFAWH from the exons CGAAGTAACAGAAGGTGCCTTACAGGTCTGGCGAACTCTGCCGGAGCGCATTCGTCAGGATCCCAGTCTTGCGTCCTTTCGCCAGGAGCACGAGCGTCTGCATGGTG ATGTTGACCAGCTGCAGGCGGAGGAGTCGGAGCTGCGGGTGCAGAATGGACACCACGAGGAGACGGCGCTGGCCAACCAGCCATTCACACAGATCGGGATCAATGTGACGAACGAGGCGGGTCAGGTGCGGGTGCTCGATGGCAG GGATCTGGAGAACAACAACGATGATCAGCACGACGAGGCCGAGCCGCATGCCAAAAGTTTG ATACGAAAGTATCTCATCTGGTTCAAGATCGCCGTACTTCTGGTGGTCTGGTGCGTCTTCACCGCCTTCCTGATGTCCAACAACGAGCATGTGGACCAGCTGAGCCTCATAAGTGTTCCTAGGAATAGCTCACCCAGAGTCTTTCCCATTGCCACCGCCAGTCTGCAGAGGATTGGCCTGGGCCTGCGTGGACCCTTCCGGCTGCAGGAGAACGAGCTGGCCATCAACGCGAGTGTTCCACTGCCTCTGCTCCAGGTGCAGGTGATGCGCAGCTACTTCGACGGCGAGGGCATGGAGATCTACATCGAGAATGCCAGCCAGGTGTGGCAACTGGACGTGGTCTACCCCGATCTGATAGACGCCACCAGGGACACAAAGAAGCAGCGAACCTTCGAGCTAAGTCCCACCGATCCCTTGTGGCTGGCCCAGGCCAATCGCACGGAGCTGAGCTTTGAGTTCACCAGCACCATCGAGGGCGAACTGCCGCTCCAGCTGAATGTGGATGAGTCACCCATCTACAAGAGGGATGGCGTCATCTATGCGGCGGCTGTGCTCTGCGGTCTGTATGTGATGATCATCTGGGAGATTGTGAATCGAACCTTTGCTGCCATTATCGCCTCCACGTTGTCGGTTGGTATACTGGCTGCACTGAACTCCAGGCCCTCGATGGCCACCATTATGGGTTGGATCGATGTGGAgacactgctgctgctcttcgGCATGATGATCCTGGTGGCCATTCTCTCCGAGACGGGAGTCTTTGACTATCTGGCTGTGTATGCCTACAAGATAACCAACGGACACGTTTGGCCACTCATCAATTGCCTCTGCCTGTTCACCGCTGTGCTGTCGTCCTTCCTGGACAACGTGACCACCGTGCTCCTCATGACTCCGGTGACGATACGACTCTGCGAGGTCATGTGCCTCAATCCGGTGCCCATACTCATGTGCATGGTCATCTACTCGAACATTGGCGGGGCACTGACTCCAGTGGGGGATCCGCCCAACGTCATCATAGCCTCGAATAGCTACATATCCAAAAAT GGCGTCAATTTTGCTGTATTCACCTTGCACATGCTGCCCGGAGTTCTCCTGGTGATGGTGCAGACCTATATCCAGTTGCGTTTCAAGTTTCGCAACATCAGTGATCTGCAGTTCAAGGACTCACCGGAGGTGGAGGAACTGCGTCACGAGATTCACGTGTGGAAGCGGGCGGCCGCCAGTCTATCGGCATACTCCAAAGACGAGGAGCTGGTGCGGCAGACACTGATGAAGAAGGTGAACCGCTTGAAGAGGAGCCTCAAGAAACGCATGACGGCGGTCATAGAACCGGCACCCAATTACCAGCAAACTCTGGCCAATCTTCAGGCAAAG TATCCCATTCGCAACAAGCCGCTGCTGATCAAGTGTTCTGCCGCCTTACTTTTTGTGAtcagtttgtttttcctgCACTCGGTTCCCGAACTGCAGAGACTGTCTTTAGGGTGGACCGCTCTGCTGGGTGCCATATTCCTCATCATTCTGGCGGACATCGAGGACATGGAGGCCATACTGGCTCGCGTAGAGTGGTCCACGTTGCTCTTCTTCGCAGCTCTGTTTATTCTCATGGAAGCGCTGACGGAACTGGGACTGATTGAGTGGATCGGCAACATGACCGAGGGCATTATCCTGGGAGTTGGCGAGGATCGGCGACTGATGGTGGCCATTTTGATCATACTCTGG GTTTCCGCTGTGGCCTCCGCCTTTGTGGACAACATCCCACTGACCACGATGATGGTCAAGATCACCATATCACTGGCGCAGAATAGCACCTTGAATCTGCCACTACAGCCGCTGGTTTGGGCCCTGGCCTTGGGCGCCTGTTTGGGAG GAAATGGCACTCTGATCGGCGCCTCTGCCAATGTGGTTTGTGCGGGAGTGGCGGAGCAGCACGGCTACAAGTTCACCTTCCTGCAGTTCTTCAA AGTTGGCTTTCCCATCATGATCGGCAGCATCATTGTCACCACGGGCTACCTGCTCGTTTCGCACTCGCTGTTCGCGTGGCATTGA